From the Cherax quadricarinatus isolate ZL_2023a chromosome 22, ASM3850222v1, whole genome shotgun sequence genome, one window contains:
- the LOC138853082 gene encoding uncharacterized protein, with protein sequence MSQVFSSDASALAASTTINVSAQNSSNSVSNDRHTQTSGLRNFTRDPYDAMPLFNGDPDNLEGWFTAVRARADASVDGPPSESLLISIGKESLARSSAASNVFKLIRMKDFQDLTRWQDYEQLIRNYLEPVRETDPFVVLKELVCTAPRPEESLEEFALRLNNLMSSFVKAGRNSRYLNDSDKPALDGFARLAAFGVVKQLMPPTSKYVYNSSPLDANMGPLKALIHVRNLCPEGSFPYRRSMPNTLSNPVPPLVCATTKPPNRNHSRSSSKASVKSYHSRNTHSTYSNHSQIICYNCGFRGHIASNCYASYPKKRRTDDEYQSDLPYCTHHRIHGHDTSECNALYNMRYSRSFHGRSNRRARRGNRRRGSQSNQNQAHSSNSGELERPSQTAQW encoded by the coding sequence atgtctcaagttttctctagcgatgcctcagcacttgctgctagtacaaccattaatgtgtcagcccaaaattcgagtaactccgtatcaaacgatagacatactcagacttctgGCCTGCGTAACTTCactcgtgatccgtatgatgctatgccattattcaatggtgacccagacaaccttgaaggttggtttactgcagttagagccagagctgacgcttcagttgatggtcccccatctgagagtcttttaataagtatcggaaaggagagtctagcccgttcttcagctgcctcaaatgtatttaaattaattcgtatgaaggacttccaagatctgaccaggtggcaagattatgaacagttaattcgcaattatcttgaaccagtgcgagaaaccgatccgttcgttgttctcaaagaattagtttgcacagccccgagaccagaagagtcattagaggagtttgctcttcgtctcaataacctaatgtcctcatttgttaaagcaggccgaaattcaagatatcttaacgatagtgataaaccagcccttgatgggtttgccagATTAGCTGCCTTTGGAGTcgttaaacaactaatgccaccgacatctaagtatgtgtacaattcaagtccgctagatgctaatatgggaccgcttaaagctctaatccatgtacgaaatttgtgtcccgagggatccttcccttatcgtaggtctatgccaaacaccttgtccaatcctgtacctcctttagtttgtgctactaccaaacctcccaaccgcaatcactcacgctcatcatccaaagcaagtgttaagagctaTCATTCCCGTAACACCCATAGTACGTACAGTAACCACAGTCAAAtaatttgctacaattgtggtttccgtggccatatcgctAGTAATTGTTATGCCAGttaccctaagaagcgtcgtactgatgatgagtaccagtcagatcttccctactgtactcatcatagaattcatggacatgatacatctgagtgcaatgcgctCTACAATATgcggtactctagatctttccatggccgttccaaccgcagagccaggagaggaaacagacgtcgtggttcacagtctaatcagaaccaggctcattcttccaattcgggggaattagagcgccccagtcaaaccgcccaatggtga